In one Plasmodium falciparum 3D7 genome assembly, chromosome: 14 genomic region, the following are encoded:
- a CDS encoding ribosomal protein L16, mitochondrial, putative translates to MPPIIYKSPLPVRLKAPKGRITPLNGPDIKIGKSLIAACPKRIRGEKLAEMKQTIRKYLGKKKEYLIDVHATYSVTKKPDGTKMGQGKGIIDHFVARVPSGKTIFSIPTISPFNTLGFDDPVYRVLKKAAAKVAIPCVFRTQNNLFRVHNIKYISQQKVKNDQLKHFNQFKSKLFQKKDEV, encoded by the coding sequence aTGCCCccaataatttataaaagtcCTCTACCTGTTCGATTAAAAGCCCCGAAGGGTAGAATAACACCTTTGAATGGACCCGATATAAAAATTGGGAAATCATTAATAGCTGCCTGTCCAAAAAGAATAAGAGGAGAAAAATTAGCTGAAATGAAACAAACAATACGTAAGTATTtaggaaagaaaaaagaatatttgaTTGATGTTCATGCAACTTATAGTGTAACAAAAAAACCTGATGGAACAAAAATGGGACAAGGTAAAGGAATCATTGATCATTTTGTAGCTAGAGTACCTTCAGGAAAAACTATTTTTTCTATACCTACCATAAGCCCATTCAATACATTAGGGTTTGATGACCCTGTATATAgagtattaaaaaaagcaGCAGCAAAAGTAGCTATACCTTGTGTATTTAGAacacaaaataatttattccgagttcataatattaaatatatatcacaacaaaaagtaaaaaaCGACCAACTCAAACATTTTAATCAATTTAAATCAaaattatttcaaaaaaaagatgaagtTTAA